In one Chitinophaga sancti genomic region, the following are encoded:
- a CDS encoding TonB-dependent receptor domain-containing protein, translating to MVKDVIKIACLLLITAICHAQTISFHTEKGWKLDHALLALSVQSGVNIAFNPADADMIAVPARSFDKQSIESIVSSLLNGTGLAFRLQGKRLVVYKSATPAPKRIVPPPTAAANRYIISGRVLAEDGTALPSASIRLRELNQFFTTDHNGNFTMILSNASAFTLDITYVGFQQQTLRIDQLKTDTILPTVFLKEVSLRLKDIAVTANRTFEGSSNSSLMITREMIEQTPALSLNDLLNQIPNRAIAAPSLQQVQQINLRASFAPTTDNRGAYELSNSFGVAIVMDGNAISNNMNMQSYNPGYRGMTGSFITSPSGWGLSGTGTTNYSGDYTFGGTDLRQIPPDNIESIEVISGVASAKYGDLTDGAIIIERQAGVSKGYFRTQLRDAATTASFSKGFRLSPKAGVMNASFNYVNSTFDSREKLKNYERINGNIIWTNYYGKNNRLKNTTIVDYGRNLDGIKRDPDDASSTRARFDSWNFSISDKVTYRVNGKFVKNITANVRYSEGHQYTYREWNVNSAYVLYTTATTTGIHEGSYAPGIYLAQAIVDGRPVGLNGSLDVANEFRTGRINHYLTAGGNYNYGRNKGLGQLADPSVPRIGAYVNTTSGGKTMGERYYDYSRVVPQQDFGFYAEDVFKTPVANNYLHVRAGGRIDVQNGKISGSPRINTNYELNRHLRIGLAYGLAFKSPALSMRYPGPSFTEIPLLNAYNGKEAESYSLIYVNRYEMTNKDLKSSKSQTFELSTQYHKNGWNISGNVYGKWNTNGINTTVKYTPVVLPMYSATIVEGAKPIVTLDSMKRFQIETHSFGNSLKSTHYGAELIISTPQVKAIATSFTLSTGINRSLSTTTANSWISRPNGVTNTNPDYALRGLYPPRSEYTTYSNGRITAVTHIPKISLIIQFTAECTLISKTRTQARAGIPIGYLTNNFDMVYLSEFDKDDPRYGYLYQPESETNSNRAPSPLMNFHMSVGKEIRQRFKFAFNVYNVFNYQPYYITAGNTYEFPNAAPTFGAEVSVKF from the coding sequence ATGGTAAAGGATGTAATTAAAATAGCCTGCCTGCTGTTGATCACAGCTATCTGCCATGCACAAACGATCAGCTTCCACACAGAAAAAGGCTGGAAGCTGGATCATGCGCTGCTGGCGCTGTCTGTGCAATCGGGGGTGAACATCGCGTTCAATCCCGCTGATGCAGACATGATCGCGGTGCCAGCGCGATCGTTTGACAAACAATCAATCGAAAGCATCGTCAGCTCATTACTCAATGGTACCGGTCTTGCTTTCAGACTTCAGGGCAAACGCCTCGTCGTGTACAAATCAGCAACACCGGCACCCAAGAGGATCGTACCACCACCCACAGCCGCGGCTAACAGGTATATCATATCCGGCCGCGTTCTTGCAGAAGATGGTACGGCGCTCCCCTCCGCCAGCATCCGCCTCAGGGAACTCAACCAGTTTTTCACCACGGATCATAATGGCAACTTCACCATGATCCTCTCCAACGCAAGCGCCTTTACCCTCGACATCACCTACGTTGGCTTCCAGCAACAAACCCTCAGGATCGATCAGCTAAAAACCGATACCATACTCCCAACCGTATTTCTAAAAGAAGTCAGCCTACGCCTGAAAGATATTGCAGTCACTGCCAACCGCACATTTGAAGGTAGTTCCAACTCCTCACTCATGATCACGAGAGAGATGATTGAACAAACCCCTGCCCTGAGCCTGAATGATCTGCTGAACCAGATTCCTAACAGGGCCATTGCCGCCCCTTCTTTACAGCAGGTACAGCAGATCAACCTGCGTGCAAGCTTCGCCCCTACCACCGATAATCGCGGGGCATATGAACTGAGTAATTCCTTTGGGGTTGCTATCGTAATGGATGGAAATGCAATTTCCAATAACATGAATATGCAAAGCTATAACCCCGGTTATAGAGGAATGACGGGTTCTTTCATTACCAGTCCTTCCGGCTGGGGATTGAGCGGCACCGGCACGACCAACTATTCCGGCGACTATACTTTTGGCGGCACCGATCTCCGGCAGATTCCGCCTGATAATATCGAAAGTATTGAAGTCATCTCCGGTGTCGCCTCTGCTAAGTACGGCGATCTCACAGATGGCGCCATCATCATTGAAAGACAGGCAGGGGTTTCGAAAGGTTATTTCCGTACACAATTGCGCGATGCCGCTACTACAGCCAGTTTCAGTAAAGGCTTCAGGCTTTCTCCAAAAGCCGGTGTAATGAATGCCAGCTTCAACTATGTAAACTCAACTTTTGACAGCCGCGAAAAGTTAAAGAACTACGAGCGGATCAATGGTAATATCATTTGGACAAATTACTATGGTAAAAATAACCGTCTTAAAAACACGACAATCGTTGATTACGGGCGGAACCTGGATGGCATCAAAAGAGACCCGGATGATGCAAGTTCTACCAGGGCCCGTTTTGACAGCTGGAATTTCAGCATCTCTGATAAAGTGACCTATCGCGTGAATGGAAAGTTTGTAAAGAACATTACCGCCAATGTACGCTATAGCGAAGGCCATCAATATACATACAGGGAATGGAATGTAAACAGTGCGTATGTGTTGTACACGACTGCAACAACTACAGGTATTCATGAAGGTAGTTATGCGCCCGGAATTTACCTGGCCCAGGCTATCGTGGATGGCCGCCCGGTTGGCTTGAACGGTAGCCTGGATGTTGCAAATGAATTCCGCACCGGCCGCATCAATCACTATCTGACGGCAGGCGGTAATTACAACTATGGCCGCAACAAAGGGCTGGGGCAGTTAGCAGATCCAAGTGTGCCACGTATTGGTGCCTATGTCAACACAACTTCAGGTGGTAAAACAATGGGAGAGCGTTACTATGACTATTCCCGTGTGGTACCGCAACAAGACTTCGGCTTTTATGCGGAAGATGTGTTTAAAACGCCTGTTGCGAATAATTACCTGCATGTAAGAGCAGGTGGACGAATAGATGTACAGAACGGAAAAATAAGCGGATCTCCGCGTATCAATACTAACTATGAACTGAACAGACATTTACGTATCGGCCTGGCTTACGGCCTGGCATTTAAATCACCGGCGCTTTCTATGCGTTATCCCGGGCCCTCATTTACAGAAATACCTTTATTGAATGCGTACAATGGCAAGGAAGCTGAGAGCTATTCACTCATCTATGTGAACCGCTATGAAATGACCAATAAAGACCTGAAATCTTCCAAAAGTCAAACCTTCGAGTTGTCTACCCAATATCATAAAAATGGATGGAATATATCAGGCAACGTGTATGGCAAGTGGAATACAAATGGGATTAATACAACTGTGAAATACACGCCGGTAGTACTCCCCATGTATTCAGCCACTATCGTGGAGGGAGCTAAACCAATTGTGACACTGGACAGCATGAAGCGGTTCCAGATCGAAACACATTCATTTGGAAATAGTCTGAAGTCTACACACTATGGTGCAGAGCTGATCATCTCCACACCACAGGTAAAAGCGATTGCGACTTCATTTACGCTCAGTACAGGCATCAACCGTAGTCTATCCACGACAACGGCGAATAGCTGGATTAGCCGACCTAATGGTGTGACTAATACGAATCCGGATTATGCATTACGGGGTCTGTATCCTCCGAGAAGTGAATACACGACCTATAGCAATGGACGAATTACTGCTGTTACGCACATTCCAAAAATCAGCCTGATTATTCAATTCACGGCTGAATGTACGCTGATCAGTAAGACACGTACACAAGCCAGGGCAGGTATTCCTATCGGGTATCTGACGAATAATTTTGACATGGTATACCTCAGTGAATTTGATAAAGATGATCCGAGGTATGGCTACCTGTATCAACCTGAAAGTGAAACAAATTCAAACAGGGCGCCCAGTCCGCTTATGAATTTTCACATGAGTGTGGGCAAGGAAATCCGCCAGCGTTTCAAGTTTGCCTTCAACGTGTATAATGTATTCAACTATCAACCTTATTATATCACTGCCGGAAATACATATGAATTTCCTAACGCAGCTCCCACATTCGGAGCTGAAGTCTCTGTAAAATTTTAA
- a CDS encoding FecR family protein: MIQPFDIETLLLDPSFIQYCLGKADEATIRHWEAISKAHPDTVAQANEIVIGIYHWGASEELKLATNALRKQMNKPAPIHRLMKRVSVAAALLLAAGLSYKLLQPSSLTTLSTAGSVKKIILPDSSVIWMNAQTTIQYAGRAIMLKEGEIFCEVQHDVNHPFTVTTATGLKIADIGTSFQVRSYQARKEENISVSSGVVMVKNQLLHQGEGMSVNKATKQATLIPAEDVTWMQQQFILNNVPLSQLLQSLQEQFHVRFSTKNDEILQCRVTLSFNAGDKIPDILDNLHLIYGITYKIQQDEIILNGKGCN; encoded by the coding sequence ATGATTCAGCCATTCGACATAGAAACATTACTGTTAGACCCCAGCTTCATACAATACTGTCTTGGCAAGGCAGACGAAGCCACCATCCGTCACTGGGAGGCTATCAGTAAGGCACATCCCGATACGGTAGCCCAGGCGAACGAAATTGTAATCGGTATTTATCACTGGGGCGCCAGCGAAGAACTCAAGCTCGCTACCAATGCGCTCCGTAAACAAATGAATAAACCTGCGCCCATCCATCGCCTTATGAAACGTGTAAGCGTGGCAGCAGCCCTATTGCTCGCAGCTGGCCTTAGTTACAAACTGCTGCAACCATCCTCCCTGACTACCCTCAGCACTGCGGGCAGTGTAAAAAAAATAATCCTGCCCGATAGTTCTGTGATCTGGATGAATGCACAAACAACGATTCAATATGCTGGCAGGGCAATCATGCTTAAAGAAGGTGAGATCTTCTGCGAAGTACAGCACGATGTCAATCATCCATTCACCGTTACCACTGCTACAGGATTGAAGATCGCGGATATCGGCACCAGTTTCCAGGTGCGTAGTTACCAGGCACGCAAGGAAGAAAACATCAGCGTAAGCAGTGGTGTGGTCATGGTCAAAAACCAACTTTTACACCAGGGTGAAGGCATGTCAGTGAACAAGGCTACCAAACAGGCAACGCTCATCCCTGCCGAAGATGTGACCTGGATGCAACAGCAATTCATCCTGAACAATGTACCGCTTAGCCAGCTCTTACAATCATTGCAGGAACAGTTCCATGTACGCTTCAGTACTAAGAATGATGAAATCCTGCAATGCCGTGTCACCCTGAGTTTCAACGCTGGCGACAAGATACCCGACATACTGGACAACCTCCACCTGATCTACGGAATCACTTATAAAATCCAACAGGACGAAATTATATTAAATGGTAAAGGATGTAATTAA
- a CDS encoding RNA polymerase sigma factor, translating into MHKRTFFEGCSFAALICQYMGARGTEEIRALWTAFVNNRSEQDFYALYRQFFPYLLSIGLKISADRDLVKDVLNQQFLQLWQQRESLQDVEFPLTYVTTAFRRKLIKEGGSLSTVQELTDEHLQLFTEPSPEQASLQREEGVLLQQRITNAIQRLTERKQLLIRLKYFEGLSYAEIAAKTGLSERTIYNKVHEAIKELRKELN; encoded by the coding sequence ATGCATAAACGAACGTTTTTTGAAGGCTGTAGCTTTGCCGCCTTAATATGCCAATATATGGGTGCCAGGGGTACAGAAGAAATCCGGGCGTTATGGACGGCATTTGTAAACAATCGTAGCGAACAGGATTTTTATGCATTGTACCGTCAGTTTTTCCCATATTTATTATCGATAGGATTGAAGATTTCGGCCGACAGGGATCTGGTGAAAGATGTATTGAACCAGCAGTTCCTGCAATTGTGGCAACAGCGGGAAAGCTTGCAGGATGTTGAGTTCCCGCTTACTTATGTAACGACAGCCTTCAGGAGAAAATTAATTAAGGAAGGTGGTTCGCTTTCGACGGTACAGGAACTGACAGACGAACATTTACAGTTATTCACTGAACCATCTCCTGAGCAGGCAAGCCTGCAACGGGAGGAAGGAGTATTGCTGCAACAGCGGATTACAAATGCTATTCAACGACTCACGGAGAGAAAACAATTATTGATACGGTTGAAGTATTTTGAGGGCTTGTCTTATGCGGAGATAGCTGCGAAGACAGGGTTGTCGGAACGGACTATTTATAACAAAGTGCATGAAGCGATAAAGGAGTTGAGAAAAGAGTTGAATTAA
- a CDS encoding FAD-binding and (Fe-S)-binding domain-containing protein, translating to MREKLRELAGQFTGTLYTDDTMRTLYATDASAYREMPLAVAIPANEEDIKTLIRFARANKTSLIPRTAGTSLAGQVVGNGIVVDVSRTFTKILEINTDEHWVRVQPGVIRDELNMFLQPYGFYFGPETSTANRAMIGGMVGNNSCGSNSVVYGSVREHLLEVKAILSDGSDVTFNSISVDEFHARCEKNDGSLETAVYKQMRTLLGNHSNQDEIRREFPKPSILRRNTGYAVDLLLETAPFTAGKEDFNFCKLIAGSEGTLAFLTEIKIHVDPLPPKETGLLCVHFNNIDESLRANIIAMQYKPSASELIDHYILECTKDNIEQSKNRFFVQGDPGAILVVEFLRDTREEVTAISDRLVAELKAAGLGYHFPLLFGADSKKIWTLRKAGLGLLSNLPGDEKAVPVIEDTAVDIYDLPDYIRDFNEVLKANNLYCVHYAHAGSGEIHLRPIINLKTAEGNALFRKIAEEIATLVKKYKGSLSGEHGDGRLRGEFIRQMIGDKNYELLRDVKYAWDPENIFNPSKIVDTPSMNSMLRYTPGQQTPPIQTVFHFPEQTILQHAEQCNGSGDCRKTQLSGGTMCPSYMATRNEKDTTRARANILREFLTHSNKENRFDHKEIKEVLDLCLACKGCKSECPSNVDMAKLKMEFLQHYYDANGVPFRAKLISNYNRLNGLAQFVPGIYNWMINTKATGNLIKKTSGFAKDRSLPGLQKITLRRWFKRAWPAMKAQLPVATKKVYLFCDEFTNFNDTHIGIKAVQLLYRLGYDVVMIDHPESARAWLSKGLLRKARVFAEQNVQIFSEVINDDMPLLGIEPSAILSFRDEYPDLVREELRASAKTLAKNVFLIDEFLNKEAEKGNIKAAQFTTDKKQIKLHGHCQQKALSSAMYSKNILSLPAQYSVEVIPSGCCGMAGSFGYEKEHYDLSMQIGELVLFPAVRSAANETLIAAPGTSCRHQVKDGTGKKAMHPIEILFDALK from the coding sequence ATGCGCGAAAAGCTTAGGGAGCTTGCCGGACAATTTACCGGAACGTTATACACTGACGACACCATGCGTACTCTGTACGCCACAGATGCCTCAGCATACAGAGAAATGCCATTGGCCGTAGCTATCCCAGCCAATGAAGAGGACATCAAAACACTGATCCGCTTTGCGAGAGCAAACAAAACGTCGCTTATCCCGCGTACCGCGGGAACGTCGTTGGCCGGACAGGTTGTTGGGAACGGTATCGTAGTAGACGTGTCGCGTACTTTCACCAAAATCCTCGAAATCAATACTGATGAACATTGGGTACGCGTTCAGCCCGGCGTGATCCGCGATGAGCTGAACATGTTCCTGCAGCCATACGGCTTCTACTTCGGCCCTGAAACCTCTACTGCCAACCGTGCCATGATCGGCGGGATGGTAGGGAACAATTCCTGCGGCTCCAACTCCGTTGTATATGGCAGTGTCCGCGAACACCTCCTCGAAGTAAAAGCCATCCTCAGCGATGGTTCGGATGTGACCTTCAACAGCATTTCCGTTGATGAATTCCATGCCCGCTGTGAAAAGAATGATGGCAGCCTGGAAACAGCCGTATACAAACAAATGCGCACACTGCTGGGCAACCACTCTAACCAGGATGAAATACGCCGTGAATTTCCAAAGCCGAGCATCCTGCGCCGAAACACCGGTTACGCGGTAGACCTGCTCCTGGAAACAGCGCCTTTCACCGCTGGCAAAGAAGACTTCAACTTCTGTAAACTCATCGCCGGCTCCGAGGGTACCCTCGCCTTTCTCACAGAAATAAAAATACACGTAGATCCACTGCCTCCGAAGGAGACAGGTCTGCTCTGCGTGCACTTCAATAATATAGATGAATCCCTGCGTGCGAATATTATTGCTATGCAATATAAACCCAGCGCCAGTGAACTAATCGACCACTACATCCTGGAGTGTACAAAAGACAATATTGAACAAAGCAAGAACCGCTTCTTTGTGCAGGGCGATCCCGGTGCCATCCTGGTTGTTGAATTCCTCCGCGATACCCGCGAAGAAGTCACAGCGATCTCCGACCGCCTCGTTGCAGAACTGAAAGCTGCCGGCCTTGGCTATCACTTCCCCCTCCTCTTTGGTGCTGATTCTAAGAAGATCTGGACGCTGCGTAAAGCAGGTTTAGGTCTGCTCAGTAACCTGCCCGGGGATGAGAAAGCGGTACCTGTAATCGAAGATACCGCCGTCGACATCTACGATCTGCCAGATTATATCCGTGACTTCAACGAGGTGCTGAAAGCAAATAACCTCTACTGCGTACACTATGCACACGCTGGTAGTGGGGAGATCCACCTTCGCCCGATCATCAACCTGAAAACGGCAGAAGGTAATGCCCTCTTCCGCAAGATCGCTGAAGAGATTGCAACCCTCGTTAAAAAATACAAAGGCTCCCTGAGTGGAGAGCATGGTGACGGCCGTTTACGTGGTGAATTCATTCGCCAGATGATCGGTGACAAGAACTATGAACTGCTCAGAGATGTGAAATATGCATGGGATCCGGAGAACATCTTCAATCCAAGCAAGATTGTTGATACCCCAAGTATGAACAGTATGCTGCGTTATACACCGGGTCAGCAAACGCCGCCTATCCAGACCGTGTTCCATTTTCCAGAACAAACTATTCTGCAACACGCAGAACAGTGTAACGGTTCCGGCGACTGCCGTAAAACACAGCTGAGCGGTGGTACCATGTGCCCCAGCTACATGGCTACGCGCAATGAAAAAGATACCACCCGTGCAAGAGCGAATATCTTACGCGAATTCCTCACACATTCCAACAAAGAAAACCGCTTCGACCATAAAGAGATCAAAGAAGTACTGGACCTCTGTCTTGCTTGTAAAGGCTGTAAATCAGAATGTCCATCTAACGTAGACATGGCGAAACTGAAAATGGAATTCCTGCAGCATTATTACGATGCGAATGGTGTACCGTTCAGAGCAAAACTGATCAGTAATTATAATCGTCTGAACGGACTGGCACAATTTGTACCAGGCATTTACAACTGGATGATCAATACCAAAGCCACCGGTAACCTGATAAAGAAAACCTCCGGTTTTGCAAAAGATCGTTCACTGCCAGGCTTACAAAAGATTACGCTGCGTCGCTGGTTTAAGAGGGCGTGGCCGGCGATGAAAGCCCAGCTGCCTGTGGCGACAAAAAAAGTATACCTCTTCTGTGATGAGTTCACCAACTTCAATGATACACATATTGGTATCAAAGCGGTACAGTTACTCTATCGTTTAGGATATGATGTAGTGATGATCGATCATCCTGAAAGTGCACGTGCATGGCTGTCAAAAGGCCTGCTGCGCAAAGCGAGGGTGTTCGCAGAGCAGAATGTACAGATCTTTAGCGAAGTGATTAATGATGATATGCCTTTGTTAGGTATAGAGCCTTCAGCTATCTTAAGTTTCAGAGATGAGTATCCTGACCTGGTGCGCGAAGAACTGAGAGCATCTGCAAAAACGCTGGCTAAAAATGTATTCCTGATAGATGAGTTCCTGAACAAGGAAGCAGAGAAAGGCAATATCAAAGCAGCCCAATTTACAACAGATAAAAAACAGATCAAACTGCACGGGCATTGCCAGCAAAAAGCATTGTCTTCTGCAATGTATAGTAAGAATATTTTATCACTGCCGGCCCAGTATTCAGTGGAGGTCATCCCTTCAGGATGTTGTGGAATGGCGGGATCATTTGGGTATGAGAAAGAGCATTATGATTTGTCCATGCAGATTGGTGAACTGGTATTATTCCCTGCAGTAAGAAGTGCGGCGAATGAAACCCTCATCGCTGCACCAGGCACCAGTTGCCGGCACCAGGTGAAAGATGGAACAGGCAAAAAAGCAATGCACCCGATCGAAATTTTATTCGACGCATTGAAGTAA